A single genomic interval of Gemmatimonadota bacterium harbors:
- a CDS encoding aminopeptidase — protein MRKKATLLLVLAAAAAGSLTCTPLYVLRAGIEEGKILSRRRPIMELVDDPATSAETRRKLRLVLEARTFAREALGLAAGSSYTSYSWVDRDTLALVVSAARRDRFQQLTWWFPIVGHVPYKGFFSARAAQRAAEELEQEGYDTYVRPTSAFSTLGWFSDPLLSTLLRASDVNLVSTVIHELTHNSLFLPGQVGFNESFASFVGERGAILFFCSLEGQQGQRCQEAERGWADNLRFAAFLSDLIRELETLYARADLSFEQRLGARETVFQRARSRFAAEVEPALETSAYRGFGRLRWNNALLIARRVYHDRLHLFEAAWQRAAGDLPAAVRAIRAAARRSPADPFAALGQLAGG, from the coding sequence ATGCGCAAGAAAGCCACCCTGCTGCTGGTCCTGGCCGCCGCCGCCGCCGGATCGCTCACCTGCACTCCCCTCTACGTGTTACGCGCGGGGATCGAGGAGGGCAAGATCCTGAGCCGGCGCCGTCCGATCATGGAGCTGGTGGACGATCCTGCGACCAGCGCCGAGACGCGTCGCAAGCTGCGCCTGGTACTCGAGGCGCGGACCTTTGCCCGGGAGGCGCTCGGCCTGGCTGCAGGGAGCAGCTATACCAGCTATTCCTGGGTCGACCGCGATACGCTTGCCCTGGTAGTCTCCGCCGCGCGCCGCGACCGCTTCCAACAGCTCACCTGGTGGTTCCCCATCGTGGGGCACGTGCCCTACAAAGGGTTCTTCAGTGCGCGCGCCGCGCAGCGTGCGGCCGAGGAGCTGGAGCAGGAGGGGTACGACACCTACGTCCGCCCAACCAGCGCGTTCAGCACGCTGGGCTGGTTCAGCGATCCCTTGCTCTCGACGCTCCTCCGCGCCAGCGACGTAAACCTGGTCTCGACGGTGATCCACGAGCTCACGCACAACAGCCTCTTCCTGCCCGGGCAAGTCGGCTTCAACGAGAGCTTCGCGAGCTTCGTCGGCGAGCGCGGCGCCATCCTCTTCTTCTGCAGCCTGGAAGGCCAGCAAGGTCAGCGCTGCCAGGAAGCCGAGCGCGGCTGGGCCGACAACCTCCGCTTCGCCGCTTTTCTGTCGGATCTGATCCGCGAGCTGGAAACCCTCTACGCGCGCGCCGATCTCTCGTTCGAGCAGCGGCTCGGCGCCCGCGAAACGGTGTTCCAGCGCGCGCGCTCCCGTTTCGCGGCCGAGGTGGAGCCGGCGCTCGAGACCTCGGCGTACCGCGGCTTCGGCCGCCTCCGCTGGAACAATGCGCTGCTCATCGCCCGGCGCGTCTACCACGATCGGCTGCACCTGTTCGAAGCCGCCTGGCAGCGCGCCGCCGGTGATCTGCCCGCCGCCGTAAGAGCCATTCGAGCCGCCGCCCGCCGCTCGCCGGCCGACCCGTTCGCGGCGCTCGGGCAGCTCGCAGGCGGGTGA
- a CDS encoding leucine--tRNA ligase — protein sequence MSEGTQTTYDAIAIEAKWQQRWAEEGTNTFSADALHRAQRPFYNLMMYPYPSAEGLHVGNVYAFTGADVYGRWKRLQGEDVFEPIGFDAFGIHSENYALKVGTHPMELIPRNIENFRRQLKRSGAMYDWQHTVDTTDPRYYRWTQWIFLQLYKAGLAERKVAPVNWCPSCHTVLANEQVIAGECERCGTLVEQRFLAQWFFKITRYAERLLANLSWIDWSDTTKRAQENWIGKSEGALIRFPLVPAPKRREGDTATRRAGDRENAASPRPRVAQSGDAAGGIDVFTTRPDTLFGATFMVLAPEHPLVDAVTAPEHRAVVDTYRSRIASLDLVTRRKTEKGKTGIFTGGYCLNPATGEEIPIWIADYVLMEYGTGAIMAVPGHDDRDFEFATRFALPIRRVVAGEPEHEGTPLHQAYTGAGVLVNSGQFNGMKWDEGGRAIVAWLEAQGLAEPRVHYRLHDWCISRQRYWGPPIPIIHCGRCGTVPVPESELPVVLPYIENYKPDESGVSPLARVAQWYRVPCPQCGGEARRETDVSDTFLDSAWYFLRYASTDRDDVPFDPELTRKWLPVDIYIGGEEHAVLHLLYSRFITMALHDLGYLEFEEPYLRFRKHGLIIRDGAKMSKSRGNVVIPDEYLERYGADTLRTYLMFLGPYQEGGDFRDQGIQGPHGFLSRLWDTVVPVGELGEEPVSAALEQKLHATMRKVTEDIAGLRYNTAIAALMEYLNAVREGGRRANRAEIEPLVRLVAPFAPHLAEELWQQLGGKHSLFQEARWPEYDPEKATADTVEFVVQVNGRVRARIPVRRGLAQDEARAAALTDENVRRFLDGNPIRKVIFVPDRLINLVV from the coding sequence ATGAGCGAGGGCACGCAGACGACGTACGACGCCATCGCGATCGAGGCGAAGTGGCAGCAGCGCTGGGCCGAGGAGGGAACCAACACCTTCAGCGCTGATGCGCTCCACCGTGCGCAGCGCCCCTTCTACAACCTCATGATGTATCCCTACCCGTCCGCCGAGGGGCTGCACGTCGGGAACGTGTATGCCTTCACGGGCGCGGACGTCTACGGGCGCTGGAAGCGGCTGCAGGGCGAGGACGTCTTCGAGCCCATCGGCTTCGACGCGTTCGGCATCCACTCGGAGAACTATGCGCTCAAGGTCGGCACCCACCCCATGGAGCTGATCCCGCGCAACATTGAGAACTTCAGGCGGCAGCTCAAGCGCAGTGGCGCCATGTATGACTGGCAGCACACGGTCGATACGACGGACCCGCGCTACTACCGGTGGACGCAGTGGATCTTCCTGCAGCTCTACAAGGCAGGGCTGGCGGAACGGAAGGTCGCGCCGGTCAACTGGTGCCCGTCCTGCCACACGGTGCTGGCCAACGAGCAGGTGATCGCGGGCGAGTGCGAACGCTGCGGCACCCTGGTCGAGCAGCGCTTCCTCGCGCAATGGTTCTTCAAGATCACCCGCTACGCCGAGCGGCTGCTCGCCAACCTGTCCTGGATCGACTGGTCCGATACCACCAAGCGGGCGCAGGAAAACTGGATCGGCAAGAGCGAGGGCGCGCTCATCCGCTTCCCCCTGGTCCCAGCTCCGAAACGGCGAGAGGGCGACACGGCGACACGGCGAGCCGGCGACAGGGAGAACGCCGCGTCGCCGCGTCCCCGCGTCGCTCAGTCTGGTGATGCGGCGGGGGGCATCGATGTCTTCACCACCCGCCCCGACACGCTCTTTGGCGCCACCTTCATGGTGCTCGCGCCGGAGCACCCGCTGGTGGACGCGGTCACCGCGCCCGAGCACCGCGCCGTGGTGGACACCTACCGCAGCCGCATCGCGTCCCTGGACCTGGTCACGCGCCGGAAGACGGAGAAGGGGAAGACGGGCATTTTCACCGGCGGCTACTGCCTGAATCCTGCGACGGGCGAGGAGATCCCCATCTGGATCGCGGATTACGTGCTCATGGAGTACGGCACGGGTGCGATCATGGCGGTGCCGGGGCACGACGACCGCGACTTCGAGTTCGCGACCAGGTTCGCGCTGCCGATCCGCCGCGTAGTGGCCGGCGAGCCGGAACACGAGGGAACGCCGCTGCACCAGGCCTACACCGGCGCCGGCGTGCTGGTCAACTCCGGGCAGTTCAATGGTATGAAGTGGGACGAGGGCGGCCGCGCCATCGTCGCCTGGCTCGAGGCGCAAGGCCTCGCCGAGCCTCGCGTCCACTACCGCCTGCACGACTGGTGCATCTCGCGCCAGCGCTACTGGGGGCCGCCCATCCCCATCATCCACTGCGGCCGCTGCGGCACCGTTCCCGTGCCGGAGAGCGAGTTGCCGGTCGTGCTGCCGTACATCGAGAACTACAAGCCGGACGAGAGTGGCGTGAGTCCGCTGGCCCGTGTCGCGCAATGGTACCGCGTCCCCTGCCCGCAATGTGGGGGCGAGGCGCGCCGCGAGACGGACGTGAGCGATACCTTCCTGGACAGCGCCTGGTACTTCCTGCGCTACGCTTCCACGGACCGCGACGACGTGCCCTTCGACCCGGAACTCACCCGCAAGTGGCTGCCGGTCGATATCTACATCGGCGGGGAGGAGCACGCCGTCCTCCACCTGCTCTACAGCCGCTTCATCACCATGGCACTGCACGACCTGGGCTACCTGGAATTCGAAGAGCCCTACCTCCGCTTCCGCAAGCACGGGCTGATCATCCGGGACGGCGCCAAGATGTCCAAGAGCCGCGGCAACGTGGTGATTCCGGATGAATACCTCGAGCGTTACGGCGCCGACACCTTGCGTACCTACCTCATGTTCCTGGGGCCCTACCAGGAGGGGGGCGACTTCCGGGACCAGGGGATCCAGGGGCCGCATGGCTTCCTGTCTCGCCTCTGGGACACGGTCGTCCCGGTCGGCGAGCTGGGCGAGGAGCCCGTCTCCGCAGCGCTCGAGCAGAAGCTCCACGCGACCATGCGCAAGGTGACGGAGGATATCGCCGGGCTGCGCTACAACACGGCCATTGCCGCGCTGATGGAGTACCTCAACGCGGTGCGCGAAGGCGGCCGCCGCGCGAACCGCGCCGAGATCGAGCCGCTCGTCCGGCTCGTCGCCCCCTTCGCCCCCCACCTCGCCGAGGAGCTGTGGCAGCAGCTCGGCGGGAAGCACAGCCTCTTCCAGGAAGCGCGCTGGCCAGAGTACGATCCGGAGAAGGCCACGGCCGACACGGTCGAGTTCGTCGTCCAGGTGAACGGCCGCGTGCGGGCCCGCATCCCCGTACGCCGCGGCCTCGCCCAGGACGAGGCCCGCGCCGCCGCGCTCACCGATGAGAACGTACGCCGCTTCCTCGACGGCAACCCCATACGCAAGGTGATTTTCGTGCCCGACCGCCTCATCAACCTCGTGGTCTGA